From the Ascaphus truei isolate aAscTru1 chromosome 15, aAscTru1.hap1, whole genome shotgun sequence genome, one window contains:
- the LOC142466491 gene encoding peroxidasin homolog isoform X2 — translation MLAKCIALQGLFLLLFSLRQAAACPSHCVCFRTTVRCMHLMLDTIPDMPVQTSILDLRFNRIQELNSDVLHRLKNLNTLLLNNNHIRRISPGSFKGLGNLKHLYLYKNDIHKLQKDAFQGLNSLEQLFLHNNRISRIQPGTFSPLRSLTRLRLDSNPLFCDCEMLGLSELLRRYAERGSTHAAATCEHPAHLRGTPVRFLPPEAFNCESPRIVSAPTDAHVALGTTAYFTCRAEGTPKPSIIWLHNNNEIDMSSDGRLNLLQNGTLMIQDTRESDKGVYQCAAKNIAGEVRTQEAILLYSGSPSKPVFIIQPQNTEVLLGGSVTLECGVSGFPPPSITWTTDTGEPVPKDERFIITSSGGLYIQNVTISEQGSYHCNASNSEGSLLATALIIIQDTQKFLVIPSDQTVVEGQSAELPCSGHGHPSPLITWTKAGGELPNDGRHKVLASGTLQVLRVGRLDEGQYECHTASALGVSSMPVQLYVKPQDDVRAGDVFVEMSLQEAIRSVDSAFNSTHRHLFSMLPKTPKDLLALSRYPREPQAIETVRAAEILERTMELIAEHVQQGQAHDRNSSSYRYSNLLSPHYISMIANVSGCSAHRHAPNCSDICFHRRYRTHDGSCNNLQHPTWGASLTAFPRLLRPAYQNGFNFPRGHGATEDLGELPLPLPRLVSTTMIGTETVTPDAQYTHMLMQWGQFLDHDLDQTVPALSMSRFSDRAPCGQVCSNDPPCFPITIPENDPRASSGRCMFFARSSPVCGSGVTSLLLDSIYAREQVNLLTSYLDASNVYGSTEQKSQELRDLSNQRGMLLAGRVVSSSGKPLMPFARGPPTECMRDENESSVPCFLAGDHRANEQLGLTSMHTLWFREHNRIAEQLRQLNRHWEGDRVYHEARKLVSAQMQHITYAHWLPKVLGEAGMSMLGEYKGYEPNLNGGIFNAFATAAFRFGHTLINPILYRMDETFQPIPQGHLPLHKTFFSPFRLLQEGGIDPILRGLFGVPGKMRVPTELLNTELTEKLFSAAHSVSLDLAAINIQRGRDHGLPPYNDYRVFCNLTSAQDFEDLKTEIKNQEIREKLRSLYGTPKNVDLFPALMVEDLVPGTRVGATLMCLLVAQFKRIRDGDRFWYANPDVFTPPQLTQVRQSSLARVLCDNGDHIRHLQEDVFQVATFPHGMQSCEDVPGIDLRLWQECCDECGTQGQSDVLSQQFRGRRSVKFSYAEENQSSRTAVNSRHKDSPEDNALESILTQLERTIAVLQRKVTDIEAQMRWRYGGSPERGQRNESRQQDESL, via the exons GGATCTGCGCTTCAATCGCATCCAAGAGCTAAACTCTGACGTCCTCCACAGGCTGAAGAACCTCAACACATT GCTGCTGAACAATAACCACATCAGGCGCATCTCACCCGGGTCATTTAAAGGGCTGGGAAATCTCAAACACCT CTACCTTTACAAGAATGACATCCACAAGTTGCAGAAGGACGCCTTCCAGGGGCTGAACTCCCTGGAGCAGCT GTTCCTGCACAACAACAGAATATCCAGGATTCAGCCGGGGACCTTCTCTCCGCTGAGGTCCCTGACACGCCT ACGTTTGGATTCCAACCCCCTGTTCTGTGACTGTGAGATGCTGGGGCTGTCGGAGCTCCTGAGAAGGTACGCAGAGAGGGGCAGCACGCACGCTGCTGCAACCTGTGAGCACCCAGCGCATCTGCGGGGAACTCCTGTCCGCTTCCTGCCACCGGAGGCATTCAACTGCG AGAGTCCTCGAATCGTGTCCGCACCAACAGATGCGCACGTCGCCCTGGGGACCACTGCTTATTTCACCTGTCGGGCAGAGGGAACCCCAAAACCTTCCATCATATGGCTGCATAACAA CAACGAGATAGATATGAGTTCCGATGGCCGTTTGAACCTGCTGCAAAATGGGACGCTGATGATCCAGGATACACGAGAGTCGGACAAGGGAGTCTACCAGTGTGCGGCCAAGAATATAGCCGGGGAGGTCAGGACGCAGGAAGCCATCCTGCTCTACTCTGGCAGTCCAT CTAAGCCGGTCTTCATCATCCAGCCTCAAAACACAGAGGTGCTTCTGGGCGGCAGCGTCACTTTGGAGTGTGGGGTGTCTGGGTTTCCTCCCCCCAGTATCACCTGGACCACAGACACGGGGGAGCCTGTCCCCAAGGACGAGCGCTTTATTATCACAAGCTCTGGGGGGCTTTACATTCAGAATGTCACCATCTCTGAGCAGGGATCGTATCACTGCAACGCCAGCAATAGTGAAGGGTCCCTGCTGGCAACCGCCCTGATTATCATACAAG acACACAGAAGTTTCTTGTGATTCCCAGTGACCAAACAGTGGTTGAGGGTCAAAGTGCAGAGTTGCCATGCTCTGGCCATGGACACCCATCTCCTTTGATAACCTGGACTAAAGCAG GTGGAGAGTTGCCTAATGATGGAAGACACAAAGTTCTGGCCTCAGGAACACTTCAGGTGCTGAGAGTTGGGCGGCTCGATGAGGGTCAGTATGAGTGCCACACTGCCAGTGCTCTTGGTGTCAGCTCAATGCCAGTGCAGCTCTATGTAAAACCGCAAG ACGATGTGCGAGCTGGAGACGTCTTTGTGGAAATGTCTTTACAAGAAGCCATCCGCAGCGTGGACAGCGCCTTCAACTCCACACACCGGCATCTATTCAGCAT GCTCCCCAAAACACCGAAGGATCTCCTGGCTCTCTCCCGCTACCCCAGGGAGCCCCAGGCCATCGAGACCGTCAGAGCAGCAGAGAttctggaaaggaccatggagcTGATTGCAGAGCACGTGCAGCAAGGACAGGCACATGACCGTAACAGCTCGA GTTACCGTTACAGTAACCTGCTGTCCCCTCATTACATCAGCATGATCGCGAACGTCTCCGGCTGCTCGGCACACCGCCACGCCCCCAACTGCTCTGACATCTGCTTCCATCGGCGGTACCGGACGCACGATGGCTCCTGCAACAACCTGCAACACCCGACGTGGGGAGCGTCCCTTACTGCCTTCCCGCGCCTGCTCAGACCTGCATACCAAAACGGCTTCAACTTCCCCCGGGGACATGGAGCGACAGAGGATTTAGGGGAGCTGCCGTTACCTCTTCCCCGTCTGGTCTCCACCACCATGATAGGCACGGAGACGGTCACTCCGGACGCTCAGTACACGCACATGCTCATGCAGTGGGGGCAGTTCCTGGATCATGATTTGGACCAGACGGTACCTGCCCTTAGCATGTCCCGGTTCTCTGACAGGGCTCCCTGTGGCCAGGTCTGCTCTAATGACCCCCCTTGCTTTCCCATTACTATCCCCGAGAATGATCCTCGTGCGAGCAGTGGGCGCTGCATGTTCTTTGCCCGTTCCAGTCCAGTCTGTGGCAGTGGGGTGACCTCGCTCCTCCTGGACTCCATCTATGCCCGGGAGCAGGTGAATCTGCTCACCTCCTACCTGGACGCCTCCAACGTTTATGGAAGCACCGAGCAGAAGTCACAGGAGCTAAGGGACCTCAGCAACCAGAGGGGGATGCTGTTGGCTGGCCGAGTGGTGTCTAGTTCAGGAAAGCCCCTGATGCCATTTGCCAGGGGCCCCCCCACAGAATGCATGAGGGATGAGAATGAAAGCTCTGTGCCATGCTTCCTAGCAGGAGACCACCGTGCCAACGAACAGTTAGGACTCACCTCTATGCACACCCTGTGGTTTCGGGAGCACAACCGTATTGCAGAGCAGCTGCGGCAGCTTAACCGCCACTGGGAAGGAGACAGGGTCTATCATGAGGCCAGGAAGCTGGTGAGCGCTCAAATGCAGCACATCACCTATGCCCACTGGCTGCCCAAAGTCCTCGGAGAAGCCGGAATGAGCATGTTGGGGGAATACAAGGGCTATGAGCCCAACCTCAATGGTGGCATCTTCAATGCCTTTGCCACTGCTGCCTTCCGATTTGGGCATACGCTGATTAACCCCATACTGTACCGAATGGACGAAACATTCCAACCCATCCCACAAGGACATCTTCCACTGCACAAGACCTTCTTCAGTCCATTCAGGCTTCTCCAGGAAGGAGGGATAGATCCCATCTTGCGTGGCCTTTTTGGGGTTCCTGGTAAGATGAGGGTCCCCACAGAATTACTCAACACAGAGCTGACTGAGAAGCTTTTCTCCGCTGCACACTCAGTGTCCCTGGACTTAGCCGCCATTAATATCCAGAGGGGCCGAGACCACGGACTCCCCCCTTACAACGACTACCGGGTCTTCTGCAACCTAACCTCAGCTCAGGACTTCGAGGACCTAAAGACCGAAATCAAGAACCAGGAGATAAGGGAGAAGCTCCGCAG TTTGTATGGGACACCCAAAAACGTGGATCTGTTCCCAGCGCTGATGGTGGAAGACCTGGTACCTGGGACTCGGGTCGGAGCCACTCTAATGTGTCTTTTGGTTGCTCAGTTTAAAAGAATCAGAGATGGAGACAG GTTCTGGTATGCCAACCCTGACGTCTTCACCCCGCCTCAGCTCACTCAGGTCAGACAGTCCTCGCTGGCACGTGTCCTCTGTGATAATGGAGACCACATTCGGCATCTTCAGGAGGATGTCTTCCAAGTTGCAACCTTCCCCCACGGCATGCAGAGCTGCGAGGATGTCCCCGGCATAGACCTTCGTCTCTGGCAGGAGTGTTGTGACG AGTGTGGGACGCAGGGACAGAGTGATGTGTTATCCCAGCAATTCCGTGGCAGAAGATCTGTCAAATTCAGCTACGCTGAGGAAAATCAATCCAGCCGCACTGCTGTGAACTCCAG ACACAAAGACTCACCTGAGGATAATGCCCTGGAGTCTATTCTTACCCAGCTTGAAAGGACCATTGCTGTTCTGCAGAGGAAG
- the LOC142466491 gene encoding peroxidasin homolog isoform X1 yields the protein MLAKCIALQGLFLLLFSLRQAAACPSHCVCFRTTVRCMHLMLDTIPDMPVQTSILDLRFNRIQELNSDVLHRLKNLNTLLLNNNHIRRISPGSFKGLGNLKHLYLYKNDIHKLQKDAFQGLNSLEQLYLHFNNLENVEAESFGGLPKLERLFLHNNRISRIQPGTFSPLRSLTRLRLDSNPLFCDCEMLGLSELLRRYAERGSTHAAATCEHPAHLRGTPVRFLPPEAFNCESPRIVSAPTDAHVALGTTAYFTCRAEGTPKPSIIWLHNNNEIDMSSDGRLNLLQNGTLMIQDTRESDKGVYQCAAKNIAGEVRTQEAILLYSGSPSKPVFIIQPQNTEVLLGGSVTLECGVSGFPPPSITWTTDTGEPVPKDERFIITSSGGLYIQNVTISEQGSYHCNASNSEGSLLATALIIIQDTQKFLVIPSDQTVVEGQSAELPCSGHGHPSPLITWTKAGGELPNDGRHKVLASGTLQVLRVGRLDEGQYECHTASALGVSSMPVQLYVKPQDDVRAGDVFVEMSLQEAIRSVDSAFNSTHRHLFSMLPKTPKDLLALSRYPREPQAIETVRAAEILERTMELIAEHVQQGQAHDRNSSSYRYSNLLSPHYISMIANVSGCSAHRHAPNCSDICFHRRYRTHDGSCNNLQHPTWGASLTAFPRLLRPAYQNGFNFPRGHGATEDLGELPLPLPRLVSTTMIGTETVTPDAQYTHMLMQWGQFLDHDLDQTVPALSMSRFSDRAPCGQVCSNDPPCFPITIPENDPRASSGRCMFFARSSPVCGSGVTSLLLDSIYAREQVNLLTSYLDASNVYGSTEQKSQELRDLSNQRGMLLAGRVVSSSGKPLMPFARGPPTECMRDENESSVPCFLAGDHRANEQLGLTSMHTLWFREHNRIAEQLRQLNRHWEGDRVYHEARKLVSAQMQHITYAHWLPKVLGEAGMSMLGEYKGYEPNLNGGIFNAFATAAFRFGHTLINPILYRMDETFQPIPQGHLPLHKTFFSPFRLLQEGGIDPILRGLFGVPGKMRVPTELLNTELTEKLFSAAHSVSLDLAAINIQRGRDHGLPPYNDYRVFCNLTSAQDFEDLKTEIKNQEIREKLRSLYGTPKNVDLFPALMVEDLVPGTRVGATLMCLLVAQFKRIRDGDRFWYANPDVFTPPQLTQVRQSSLARVLCDNGDHIRHLQEDVFQVATFPHGMQSCEDVPGIDLRLWQECCDECGTQGQSDVLSQQFRGRRSVKFSYAEENQSSRTAVNSRHKDSPEDNALESILTQLERTIAVLQRKVTDIEAQMRWRYGGSPERGQRNESRQQDESL from the exons GGATCTGCGCTTCAATCGCATCCAAGAGCTAAACTCTGACGTCCTCCACAGGCTGAAGAACCTCAACACATT GCTGCTGAACAATAACCACATCAGGCGCATCTCACCCGGGTCATTTAAAGGGCTGGGAAATCTCAAACACCT CTACCTTTACAAGAATGACATCCACAAGTTGCAGAAGGACGCCTTCCAGGGGCTGAACTCCCTGGAGCAGCT CTACCTTCACTTCAATAACCTGGAGAATGTGGAAGCTGAAAGCTTTGGGGGGCTGCCCAAACTGGAGCGACT GTTCCTGCACAACAACAGAATATCCAGGATTCAGCCGGGGACCTTCTCTCCGCTGAGGTCCCTGACACGCCT ACGTTTGGATTCCAACCCCCTGTTCTGTGACTGTGAGATGCTGGGGCTGTCGGAGCTCCTGAGAAGGTACGCAGAGAGGGGCAGCACGCACGCTGCTGCAACCTGTGAGCACCCAGCGCATCTGCGGGGAACTCCTGTCCGCTTCCTGCCACCGGAGGCATTCAACTGCG AGAGTCCTCGAATCGTGTCCGCACCAACAGATGCGCACGTCGCCCTGGGGACCACTGCTTATTTCACCTGTCGGGCAGAGGGAACCCCAAAACCTTCCATCATATGGCTGCATAACAA CAACGAGATAGATATGAGTTCCGATGGCCGTTTGAACCTGCTGCAAAATGGGACGCTGATGATCCAGGATACACGAGAGTCGGACAAGGGAGTCTACCAGTGTGCGGCCAAGAATATAGCCGGGGAGGTCAGGACGCAGGAAGCCATCCTGCTCTACTCTGGCAGTCCAT CTAAGCCGGTCTTCATCATCCAGCCTCAAAACACAGAGGTGCTTCTGGGCGGCAGCGTCACTTTGGAGTGTGGGGTGTCTGGGTTTCCTCCCCCCAGTATCACCTGGACCACAGACACGGGGGAGCCTGTCCCCAAGGACGAGCGCTTTATTATCACAAGCTCTGGGGGGCTTTACATTCAGAATGTCACCATCTCTGAGCAGGGATCGTATCACTGCAACGCCAGCAATAGTGAAGGGTCCCTGCTGGCAACCGCCCTGATTATCATACAAG acACACAGAAGTTTCTTGTGATTCCCAGTGACCAAACAGTGGTTGAGGGTCAAAGTGCAGAGTTGCCATGCTCTGGCCATGGACACCCATCTCCTTTGATAACCTGGACTAAAGCAG GTGGAGAGTTGCCTAATGATGGAAGACACAAAGTTCTGGCCTCAGGAACACTTCAGGTGCTGAGAGTTGGGCGGCTCGATGAGGGTCAGTATGAGTGCCACACTGCCAGTGCTCTTGGTGTCAGCTCAATGCCAGTGCAGCTCTATGTAAAACCGCAAG ACGATGTGCGAGCTGGAGACGTCTTTGTGGAAATGTCTTTACAAGAAGCCATCCGCAGCGTGGACAGCGCCTTCAACTCCACACACCGGCATCTATTCAGCAT GCTCCCCAAAACACCGAAGGATCTCCTGGCTCTCTCCCGCTACCCCAGGGAGCCCCAGGCCATCGAGACCGTCAGAGCAGCAGAGAttctggaaaggaccatggagcTGATTGCAGAGCACGTGCAGCAAGGACAGGCACATGACCGTAACAGCTCGA GTTACCGTTACAGTAACCTGCTGTCCCCTCATTACATCAGCATGATCGCGAACGTCTCCGGCTGCTCGGCACACCGCCACGCCCCCAACTGCTCTGACATCTGCTTCCATCGGCGGTACCGGACGCACGATGGCTCCTGCAACAACCTGCAACACCCGACGTGGGGAGCGTCCCTTACTGCCTTCCCGCGCCTGCTCAGACCTGCATACCAAAACGGCTTCAACTTCCCCCGGGGACATGGAGCGACAGAGGATTTAGGGGAGCTGCCGTTACCTCTTCCCCGTCTGGTCTCCACCACCATGATAGGCACGGAGACGGTCACTCCGGACGCTCAGTACACGCACATGCTCATGCAGTGGGGGCAGTTCCTGGATCATGATTTGGACCAGACGGTACCTGCCCTTAGCATGTCCCGGTTCTCTGACAGGGCTCCCTGTGGCCAGGTCTGCTCTAATGACCCCCCTTGCTTTCCCATTACTATCCCCGAGAATGATCCTCGTGCGAGCAGTGGGCGCTGCATGTTCTTTGCCCGTTCCAGTCCAGTCTGTGGCAGTGGGGTGACCTCGCTCCTCCTGGACTCCATCTATGCCCGGGAGCAGGTGAATCTGCTCACCTCCTACCTGGACGCCTCCAACGTTTATGGAAGCACCGAGCAGAAGTCACAGGAGCTAAGGGACCTCAGCAACCAGAGGGGGATGCTGTTGGCTGGCCGAGTGGTGTCTAGTTCAGGAAAGCCCCTGATGCCATTTGCCAGGGGCCCCCCCACAGAATGCATGAGGGATGAGAATGAAAGCTCTGTGCCATGCTTCCTAGCAGGAGACCACCGTGCCAACGAACAGTTAGGACTCACCTCTATGCACACCCTGTGGTTTCGGGAGCACAACCGTATTGCAGAGCAGCTGCGGCAGCTTAACCGCCACTGGGAAGGAGACAGGGTCTATCATGAGGCCAGGAAGCTGGTGAGCGCTCAAATGCAGCACATCACCTATGCCCACTGGCTGCCCAAAGTCCTCGGAGAAGCCGGAATGAGCATGTTGGGGGAATACAAGGGCTATGAGCCCAACCTCAATGGTGGCATCTTCAATGCCTTTGCCACTGCTGCCTTCCGATTTGGGCATACGCTGATTAACCCCATACTGTACCGAATGGACGAAACATTCCAACCCATCCCACAAGGACATCTTCCACTGCACAAGACCTTCTTCAGTCCATTCAGGCTTCTCCAGGAAGGAGGGATAGATCCCATCTTGCGTGGCCTTTTTGGGGTTCCTGGTAAGATGAGGGTCCCCACAGAATTACTCAACACAGAGCTGACTGAGAAGCTTTTCTCCGCTGCACACTCAGTGTCCCTGGACTTAGCCGCCATTAATATCCAGAGGGGCCGAGACCACGGACTCCCCCCTTACAACGACTACCGGGTCTTCTGCAACCTAACCTCAGCTCAGGACTTCGAGGACCTAAAGACCGAAATCAAGAACCAGGAGATAAGGGAGAAGCTCCGCAG TTTGTATGGGACACCCAAAAACGTGGATCTGTTCCCAGCGCTGATGGTGGAAGACCTGGTACCTGGGACTCGGGTCGGAGCCACTCTAATGTGTCTTTTGGTTGCTCAGTTTAAAAGAATCAGAGATGGAGACAG GTTCTGGTATGCCAACCCTGACGTCTTCACCCCGCCTCAGCTCACTCAGGTCAGACAGTCCTCGCTGGCACGTGTCCTCTGTGATAATGGAGACCACATTCGGCATCTTCAGGAGGATGTCTTCCAAGTTGCAACCTTCCCCCACGGCATGCAGAGCTGCGAGGATGTCCCCGGCATAGACCTTCGTCTCTGGCAGGAGTGTTGTGACG AGTGTGGGACGCAGGGACAGAGTGATGTGTTATCCCAGCAATTCCGTGGCAGAAGATCTGTCAAATTCAGCTACGCTGAGGAAAATCAATCCAGCCGCACTGCTGTGAACTCCAG ACACAAAGACTCACCTGAGGATAATGCCCTGGAGTCTATTCTTACCCAGCTTGAAAGGACCATTGCTGTTCTGCAGAGGAAG